Below is a genomic region from Candidatus Zixiibacteriota bacterium.
AATTCGTCGTAGAGGAAGTCACAGCAGGAGTCGATCAGTTCTTGCTGCATATTGCGGAGTTCCTCGGGTGAGACGTTTTCGTTGCCGAGGGTATTGAATCCAATTTCGTCTTCGCCGTGATTAGAGACCATCTTCTGGACAGTCGCCGCTTTTCCTGCTCGTTCGCAATCGGCAATGCGTTGTGCAATTTCTTTGTGCGCCTTTTCGATGTTAGCTTGGGTACAAGAATCAACTGCGGCGTGTGGAATTACAGCAGGGTCCTCGCTGTCGCCGTGATAGTAAAGGACTTTGACGTTTTCGGGGCAGTAGTTGCCACCAGTAGGACTAGTCTTGTAGCGATAAAGATTCTCAATGTCCTCCCAGAATCCGGGATTGTTGTTCTCAGCATCGACGCCGCCGCTCATCAGGATCGCGAACTTGCAGGAATCGCAGCCGGCACGGCTCTCGTAGTGCTGGCCGAGGTCCCAGTCGATCACTTTCCCGGCCGCCGGACTGGCCCCCCCGGGAAAGAAGTAATCGAAAGAGACAGCCGTGATCGTCACGACTGCGGTATCGACTCCAAACAGCGGGGTGACTTTTGGAACAAACGAAACGGTCCCGGTCACAGCCATCATGCCGCCATTCCAATAGAGCGAATCGGGTTCAAGGCCGGCAAGATAGACCATGACTTCGGGCGGTGTGGGCCGTCGATTGAGGTGGTCGAGGTATGATGTGTAGAACTTGTCAACCTGGGGATTGGTATAGAAGCCCAGGACTTTCACCGTCTGGCCATTGAGCGCGGCTAAGCTTTGGTAAACGGTTTTAATGCTGACCAGAGTGTCAGCGGCGCGGTTGTTTGATGGCGGCGGCCCTTGCTGGCCAAAGCCGGACGGGCTCAGGATCAAGAGAGCCAAGGTGAGTACCAGACAAATCGTTCCTCTGGCAATGAACATAGGGTCCTCCTCCAGACAGGAAGTGAAGGTTTGGTGATGTCAAATTGGAGTGTTGTGCTTTCTCTATACTAAGGTAATTATTGTCCTCATTTATGTCAATAGGCGACTTTGAGTATCGTTTTTAGGGCTAATGGGGGGCGGGGAAAATTCGGTTGACAAAGGAAGGGGGTGGGCGTAATATTCGAACTCTATTTTGCGCAGGTTGCTGACTCACTGCGTCTTGGGAGATGGGAAGGAAGGCGGAAGCGTTATTGCCGACGACTTTGGCGGAAGAATGGCGCAGCCCCGACCGTGAAATTCATTGGACAATCTCAATTCAGGTATGGAGACGATAATGAGAGCTAGCAGGTTACCATGGCTAACGCTGATGGTTGTCGTCCTCGCAAGCGGGGTGGTCTTGGCAGGAGGGTGGCAGTATTCGGGTGTTGGTGCGCGCGCCAAGGCGATGGGAGGCGCATACCGCGGCTTGTCGAATGACGGCAGCGGCGCCTACTACAACCCCGGTGGGATGGCTTTTCTGGAAGGGAGCCTGTTTAGCGGTGCCGCGGAGTTCACCGGGCCGCGGCCGGAAGTGACGCCGAACTACAACTCGGGCGGCTACTCATTCGGGCACATGAACGGTGAGACCTGGTACCCGGTGGAGGACAACATCTACGCCATGGGAACGGCGTCGTTGTTTTTCCAGACGCCGAAGCTACCGAAGCTGACGTTTGGCGCGGCCGTTTATCAGGCGTATGACCATAATGCCGTGATGAACCTCTTCCGCTTGACCCCGGCCTTTAACGATTTGCGGAAGATTCAGGAAGACAATTACCGGTCGAACTGGGACGTCGTGACGTTCCAGCCGACGGTGGCCTACCGGGTCACGGAGAAGTTGGGGATCGGCGCCGGACTGATGGTGAATCGTGCCGATGTGTGGGTGGATCAGGTACGGTTGGCGGACAATCCGTATGGCTACCCGGTCAACGTGCGGCCGTACGACAAGCTGCCGACAATGACTTCGGTCGACGGCTACGGCTACGGACTTGGCGGCAACGTCGGCGTTCAGTACAAAGCGACCGAGAAGCTATCGCTGGGAGCGAATCTGATCATCAACAAGGTGTTCACGGTCGACGGTGAGGCGGTAGAACGGGTGTTTTTCCCGCACAATCAAGGAATCGCCAACCAGTATACCGATCCGCAGGCCAACGATATTCCGCTCCAGACCGACATTCGCGAGACGTACAAGAACGGTCCGGAATGGATCATGAAGAGCTCATATGAAGTTGAACTGAAACTGCCGAGCGAATTTGGTGTCGGGTTTGCATACCAGGCCAACGAAAAGACGATTGTCGCGGCGGATTTCAACTATGTATTCTGGTCG
It encodes:
- a CDS encoding outer membrane protein transport protein, whose product is MRASRLPWLTLMVVVLASGVVLAGGWQYSGVGARAKAMGGAYRGLSNDGSGAYYNPGGMAFLEGSLFSGAAEFTGPRPEVTPNYNSGGYSFGHMNGETWYPVEDNIYAMGTASLFFQTPKLPKLTFGAAVYQAYDHNAVMNLFRLTPAFNDLRKIQEDNYRSNWDVVTFQPTVAYRVTEKLGIGAGLMVNRADVWVDQVRLADNPYGYPVNVRPYDKLPTMTSVDGYGYGLGGNVGVQYKATEKLSLGANLIINKVFTVDGEAVERVFFPHNQGIANQYTDPQANDIPLQTDIRETYKNGPEWIMKSSYEVELKLPSEFGVGFAYQANEKTIVAADFNYVFWSQFENLNFKILDRDVDNSNNINASAAWQSVLSDMNVPLNWDDSFRLSVGLQRLVNERWTVRGGYMYDDTPIPDETFNQLFIDPAAKHHLNIGASFTLNDRISFDGAFEAVFGGSREIGEAVDANNDGYWDNFGGEWKNNSFNSTWALNYRF